A genome region from Bacillaceae bacterium IKA-2 includes the following:
- the lysA gene encoding diaminopimelate decarboxylase gives MYKHGTSKINDAGNLEIGGVDSVFLQGKYGTPLYVYDVALIKERATDFLQAFKKRNIKAQVAYASKAFSCVAMVQLAKQLDLSLDVVSGGELHTALVAGFPVERIHFHGNNKSREEIDMAVVAGIGCIVVDNFHELELLKKATKEHQKEISVLLRITPGVEAHTHEYISTGQEDSKFGFGLETGQAEEAIQRVEDHHALELLGVHCHIGSQIFETNGFVLAVEKVFSYLAEWKSKLNFVPKVVNLGGGFGIRYTEEDKPLPVADYVNATIEAVIVQSEKLGIDIPEIWIEPGRSIVGDAGTTLYTIGSEKEIPDVRHYLAVDGGMTDNLRPALYQAKYEAVIANRCLEPLHEKYSIAGKCCESGDMLIWDISLPFAKPGDILAVFCTGAYGYSMANNYNRIPRPAVVFVENGKATLVVKRESYEDLIRLDLSLNGTATT, from the coding sequence ATGTACAAACATGGAACAAGTAAAATAAATGATGCTGGTAACTTAGAAATTGGTGGTGTAGATTCAGTTTTTTTGCAGGGGAAATACGGTACACCACTATATGTTTATGACGTTGCGCTAATAAAAGAACGAGCAACTGATTTTTTGCAAGCTTTTAAAAAGCGTAACATAAAAGCGCAAGTTGCTTATGCAAGTAAAGCATTTAGCTGTGTGGCAATGGTTCAGTTGGCGAAACAGCTAGATTTAAGTTTAGATGTTGTCTCAGGTGGGGAACTTCACACAGCACTAGTAGCAGGATTTCCAGTTGAAAGAATCCACTTTCATGGAAATAATAAAAGCCGAGAAGAAATTGACATGGCAGTGGTAGCAGGGATCGGTTGCATTGTTGTTGATAATTTTCATGAGCTTGAATTATTAAAAAAGGCTACTAAAGAACACCAGAAAGAGATTTCTGTATTACTAAGGATTACTCCTGGAGTAGAAGCACATACTCATGAATATATTTCAACAGGACAAGAAGATTCTAAATTTGGGTTTGGATTAGAAACCGGGCAAGCCGAAGAAGCAATCCAGAGAGTAGAAGACCATCATGCACTTGAGCTTTTAGGAGTCCATTGCCACATTGGTTCGCAAATTTTTGAAACGAATGGTTTTGTTTTGGCTGTCGAAAAAGTCTTTTCTTATTTAGCGGAGTGGAAGTCAAAACTAAATTTCGTTCCAAAAGTAGTTAACTTAGGTGGTGGCTTTGGCATTCGCTATACAGAAGAAGATAAACCACTTCCAGTAGCAGATTATGTTAATGCAACGATTGAGGCGGTTATAGTTCAATCAGAAAAGCTAGGCATTGATATTCCAGAAATTTGGATTGAACCAGGCAGATCAATTGTTGGCGATGCGGGGACTACATTATATACAATTGGCTCTGAAAAAGAGATTCCAGATGTACGTCATTATCTTGCTGTTGACGGTGGGATGACAGATAATTTACGTCCCGCTCTCTATCAAGCAAAGTATGAAGCGGTTATTGCTAATCGATGTCTTGAGCCACTTCATGAAAAGTATTCTATCGCCGGTAAATGTTGTGAGAGTGGCGATATGTTAATTTGGGATATCTCGCTTCCATTTGCTAAACCTGGTGATATCTTAGCTGTTTTTTGTACAGGGGCTTACGGGTATTCAATGGCAAATAACTATAATAGAATTCCAAGACCAGCAGTTGTATTTGTTGAAAACGGTAAAGCCACTCTTGTTGTGAAAAGAGAGTCCTATGAAGACTTAATTCGTCTTGATCTCTCGTTAAATGGAACAGCAACTACCTAG
- the spoVAD gene encoding stage V sporulation protein AD: protein MGSQTLQFKNDIYIGSSATVVGPKEVAGPLKVSFDKSYQELYCGEATWELAERKLMSEAIDICLQKANKKNAEIDFFLGGDLLNQNITASYVAREKEIPFFGLFNACSTSMEALILAAVLIDGDFAEHVITAVSSHFATAERQFRYPTEFGGQKPQTAMYTVTGSGAAYVCKKKSKIKLVAATVGKVVDLGVTSPFNMGAAMAPAAASTIKKHLEDLKRTPRDYDAIVTGDLSSVGTPILRSLLLEEGVDVTKVHQDCGSLIYSSDQKVFSGGSGCACSAVVTFGHLFNEMKRGALRRILVVATGALLNPLMIQQKESIPAIAHAVSFEYVEN, encoded by the coding sequence ATGGGAAGCCAAACACTACAGTTTAAAAATGATATCTATATTGGAAGTTCTGCAACGGTAGTAGGGCCAAAGGAAGTGGCGGGTCCATTAAAGGTTTCTTTTGATAAGTCTTATCAGGAACTTTACTGTGGTGAGGCGACATGGGAATTAGCGGAACGAAAACTAATGTCAGAAGCGATTGACATTTGTTTACAAAAAGCAAATAAAAAAAATGCAGAAATTGATTTTTTTCTTGGTGGTGATTTATTAAATCAAAATATTACCGCAAGCTATGTAGCAAGAGAAAAAGAAATTCCTTTTTTCGGATTATTTAACGCCTGTTCAACGTCTATGGAGGCGTTAATTTTGGCGGCAGTTTTAATTGACGGAGACTTTGCCGAGCACGTAATTACAGCAGTTAGTAGTCATTTTGCAACAGCGGAGCGACAGTTTCGATATCCTACTGAATTTGGTGGACAAAAGCCGCAAACAGCGATGTATACCGTAACGGGTTCTGGCGCTGCATATGTATGTAAAAAAAAATCAAAAATAAAGCTAGTCGCAGCAACTGTTGGTAAAGTTGTTGACTTAGGAGTTACTAGTCCTTTTAATATGGGAGCAGCAATGGCTCCGGCAGCAGCTAGTACAATTAAAAAACATTTAGAAGATTTAAAACGCACACCTAGAGATTATGATGCGATTGTAACTGGTGATTTATCAAGTGTCGGAACGCCAATTTTGAGAAGTTTACTTTTAGAAGAAGGCGTCGATGTTACAAAAGTACATCAAGATTGTGGGAGTTTAATTTATAGTAGTGATCAAAAAGTATTTTCGGGTGGAAGTGGTTGTGCATGCTCAGCCGTTGTAACATTTGGTCATTTATTTAATGAAATGAAACGGGGGGCGTTACGCCGCATCCTTGTTGTAGCAACAGGAGCATTATTAAATCCCTTAATGATTCAGCAAAAAGAATCAATTCCAGCGATTGCCCACGCTGTCTCATTTGAATATGTTGAAAATTAA
- a CDS encoding spore germination protein, giving the protein MIENEKYLKEKLGIGISFDVGVRKLSILNKELQIYFVNGLCDNQYIIELLKELMFLDAAERPEIRVKEQIENRLTHVQVERTKTLDEACDQMLSGLIFILIEGETEAIVIDVRSYPGRGPEEPDTERVVRGARDGYTENIIMNTALTRRRIRDVRLRHEIMQVGVRSKTDICIAYIKDIADPKLIDYIKKELEEINIDGLTMADKVVEEFIVKQGYNPFPLVRYTERPDVAAIHLLEGHVVIYVDTSPSVIILPTTFFHHVQHAEEFRQAPLIGTYLRWVRFLGMLFALLILPLWLLFVMQPTLLPEALHFIGPNETSNVPVFAQIVIAEIGIEVLRMAAIHTPSPLATALGLVAALLIGDIAIEVGLFIPEVILYVAVGAIGTYATPSYEMGIALKLVRLLLLLLVFLFKVPGFIIGTTLMVLIIASMKPLNTPYLWPLLPFYPKAFMDTVVRLSVPMKKKRPSIVNPQNPHKQG; this is encoded by the coding sequence ATGATTGAAAATGAGAAATATTTGAAAGAAAAGTTAGGAATCGGAATTAGCTTTGATGTCGGAGTTCGAAAGCTTTCGATTTTAAATAAAGAATTACAAATTTATTTTGTTAATGGACTTTGTGATAATCAATATATTATTGAACTGCTAAAAGAGTTAATGTTTTTGGACGCTGCTGAAAGACCGGAAATTCGGGTAAAAGAACAAATTGAAAATCGCCTAACGCATGTTCAAGTAGAGCGAACGAAAACGTTAGATGAAGCTTGTGATCAAATGTTATCAGGATTAATTTTTATCTTAATTGAAGGTGAAACAGAAGCAATCGTTATCGATGTTAGGAGTTATCCTGGAAGAGGACCGGAAGAACCAGATACCGAAAGGGTCGTTCGTGGTGCGAGGGATGGGTATACAGAAAATATTATTATGAATACTGCGTTAACGAGAAGAAGAATTAGAGATGTACGCTTGAGGCATGAAATAATGCAAGTGGGTGTGCGTTCGAAAACAGATATTTGTATCGCTTACATAAAAGATATTGCTGACCCTAAGTTAATTGACTATATTAAAAAGGAGCTTGAAGAAATAAACATTGATGGACTTACGATGGCAGACAAAGTTGTCGAAGAGTTTATCGTAAAACAAGGCTATAATCCATTCCCATTAGTACGCTACACGGAACGCCCTGATGTTGCGGCAATCCATTTATTAGAGGGGCACGTTGTCATTTACGTCGATACCTCACCAAGTGTGATTATTTTACCAACAACTTTCTTTCACCATGTTCAGCATGCAGAAGAATTCCGCCAAGCACCGTTAATTGGGACGTATTTACGTTGGGTACGATTTTTAGGAATGCTGTTTGCGTTACTGATTTTGCCATTATGGTTATTATTTGTGATGCAACCTACCCTTCTCCCTGAAGCATTGCATTTTATCGGACCAAATGAAACATCAAACGTACCGGTGTTTGCACAAATTGTCATTGCCGAAATAGGGATTGAAGTATTAAGAATGGCAGCGATTCATACGCCTTCGCCGCTTGCGACAGCACTAGGATTAGTTGCGGCTTTACTAATCGGTGATATAGCAATAGAGGTGGGATTATTTATCCCAGAAGTGATTCTTTATGTTGCTGTAGGAGCAATCGGCACGTATGCGACACCTAGTTATGAAATGGGGATTGCTTTAAAACTTGTCCGGCTCTTATTATTATTACTAGTATTTTTATTTAAAGTACCAGGGTTTATTATCGGCACTACATTGATGGTATTAATTATTGCTAGTATGAAACCTTTAAACACACCGTATTTATGGCCATTATTACCATTTTATCCAAAAGCGTTTATGGATACGGTCGTTCGCTTATCGGTCCCAATGAAAAAGAAGCGGCCTTCTATTGTGAACCCCCAAAATCCCCATAAACAGGGCTAA
- the spoVAE gene encoding stage V sporulation protein AE produces MEYIIAFTVGGFICVIGQLMLDFFKLSPAHVMSSLVVFGALLDGFHLYDRLIDFAGAGAMVPITSFGHSLVHGAMAEAEKSGFLGIGMGIFEVTSAGISSAILFGFFVAIFFKPKG; encoded by the coding sequence GTGGAGTACATAATAGCTTTTACCGTTGGTGGCTTCATTTGCGTCATTGGCCAGTTGATGTTAGATTTTTTTAAATTATCCCCAGCCCATGTGATGAGCTCCTTAGTTGTTTTCGGTGCTTTACTTGACGGCTTTCATCTTTATGATCGACTTATTGATTTTGCAGGTGCAGGAGCGATGGTACCAATAACCAGTTTCGGTCACTCGCTTGTCCATGGTGCAATGGCAGAAGCAGAAAAATCTGGGTTTTTAGGGATAGGGATGGGCATTTTTGAAGTTACTTCAGCAGGAATTTCTTCGGCAATTTTATTTGGTTTTTTTGTAGCAATATTTTTTAAACCGAAAGGATGA
- a CDS encoding stage V sporulation protein AE, with product MVKKRKVIVITDGDESARKAVEVAAKEVGGRCISNSWGNPTRLTGSEIVELIKKTSSEPVLVMFDDCGYPEEGPGEEALRFVATHEDIQVIGAIAVASKTHANEWTRVDVSIDKNGYLTEYGVDKYGLADIEIGRINGDTVYNLNQLGIPFIVGVGDVGKMSGKDDVSKGAPITIKAIQLILERSGKS from the coding sequence ATGGTTAAGAAAAGAAAGGTGATTGTAATTACCGATGGTGACGAATCGGCGCGAAAAGCTGTTGAAGTTGCTGCAAAAGAAGTTGGTGGTCGCTGTATTTCTAATTCATGGGGGAATCCAACTCGCTTAACAGGAAGTGAAATCGTTGAATTAATCAAGAAAACTTCATCTGAACCTGTTCTGGTAATGTTTGATGATTGTGGTTATCCCGAGGAGGGACCAGGTGAAGAAGCCTTGCGTTTTGTCGCTACACATGAAGATATTCAAGTCATAGGAGCGATTGCAGTTGCCTCAAAAACTCATGCTAATGAATGGACAAGAGTAGACGTAAGTATCGACAAAAACGGCTATTTAACAGAATACGGAGTTGATAAATATGGGTTAGCTGACATTGAAATAGGCAGAATTAACGGTGACACTGTTTATAATTTAAATCAACTAGGAATTCCATTTATCGTTGGGGTAGGAGATGTTGGTAAAATGTCCGGTAAAGATGATGTTAGTAAAGGGGCTCCGATTACAATAAAAGCTATCCAACTTATTTTAGAAAGGAGTGGTAAATCGTGA
- a CDS encoding peptidylprolyl isomerase, producing MKKGSIAFENGEKIAVEFFAKEAPGTVANFEKLANEGYYNGLTFHRVIPGFVAQGGCPTGNGTGGPGYTIKCETVGNPHKHGRGYLSMAHAGRDTGGSQFFILFEPQPHLDGVHTTFGKVVEGLDVVDRIKQGDIMSEVKVWDEE from the coding sequence ATGAAAAAAGGTAGTATAGCTTTTGAAAATGGAGAAAAAATTGCAGTAGAGTTTTTTGCAAAGGAAGCTCCTGGTACAGTCGCAAACTTTGAAAAATTAGCAAATGAAGGTTATTATAACGGATTAACTTTTCATCGAGTCATCCCAGGCTTCGTAGCCCAGGGCGGTTGTCCAACTGGAAATGGCACGGGGGGTCCTGGCTACACAATTAAATGTGAGACCGTAGGAAACCCGCATAAGCACGGACGTGGTTATCTTTCAATGGCCCATGCAGGTCGAGATACTGGTGGTAGTCAATTCTTTATTCTTTTCGAGCCGCAGCCACATTTAGATGGCGTTCATACGACATTTGGTAAAGTAGTCGAAGGATTAGATGTTGTTGACCGCATTAAACAAGGTGATATTATGAGTGAAGTAAAAGTTTGGGACGAAGAATAA
- the spoVAC gene encoding stage V sporulation protein AC — MDEKQLEINKKKYKKAIEPYQPKPKYFKNCLKAFLVGGFICILGQAISNFYIYQFDLTEKTVASAMIGTLIFIAALLTGIGVYARIGQFAGAGSIATVAGFSNAIASSALEHKSEGIVLGIAGNMFKVAGAVIVFGVVSAYIVSMVRLLVQTLIS; from the coding sequence ATGGACGAAAAACAATTAGAAATAAACAAAAAAAAATATAAAAAGGCCATTGAACCATACCAGCCGAAACCAAAATATTTTAAAAATTGTTTGAAAGCGTTTCTCGTTGGTGGATTTATTTGTATCTTAGGTCAAGCGATTTCCAATTTTTATATCTATCAGTTTGATTTAACAGAAAAAACGGTTGCAAGTGCAATGATAGGTACGCTTATTTTTATTGCAGCCTTACTAACAGGCATTGGAGTTTATGCCCGAATCGGTCAATTTGCTGGAGCTGGCTCAATTGCAACAGTTGCAGGTTTCTCTAACGCCATCGCTAGCAGTGCCTTAGAACATAAAAGTGAGGGAATTGTATTAGGAATAGCTGGAAACATGTTTAAAGTTGCTGGTGCTGTTATTGTGTTTGGTGTTGTTTCAGCTTATATAGTTAGTATGGTTCGCTTACTTGTGCAAACGCTAATATCGTGA